In the Chlorobium limicola DSM 245 genome, one interval contains:
- the rplU gene encoding 50S ribosomal protein L21 has translation MQALIKISDKQYLVKQGDKLFVPRQTAEIGATLEIASMATIDGENTSLSSSGTIQAKVLEHVKDDKVVVFKKKRRKRYQSRNGHRQQMTCIEVVSI, from the coding sequence ATGCAGGCGCTGATCAAGATTTCCGATAAACAATATCTGGTTAAACAGGGTGACAAACTGTTTGTCCCACGGCAAACAGCTGAAATTGGAGCTACCCTCGAGATAGCATCCATGGCAACGATTGATGGTGAGAATACATCTTTAAGCTCTTCCGGAACCATACAGGCCAAGGTACTCGAGCACGTCAAAGACGACAAGGTTGTCGTATTCAAGAAAAAACGCAGAAAACGCTACCAGTCAAGAAATGGGCATCGTCAGCAGATGACCTGCATTGAAGTGGTATCGATCTGA